In a genomic window of Salvelinus fontinalis isolate EN_2023a unplaced genomic scaffold, ASM2944872v1 scaffold_1044, whole genome shotgun sequence:
- the LOC129848533 gene encoding retinitis pigmentosa 1-like 1 protein isoform X1: MENKEFKESEVSGNDLTLIDLDDPINDGDVMKEDRSDKDHREVERQTTLEEAVLETDIQTLSLEAEGEIEMQEADLKTDGTSQSQKVEGEIELDEAVAIPPQSQEVEGESELDDAVAIPPQSQEVEGESELDEAVAIPPQSQEVEGESELDDAVAIPPQSQEVEGESELDEAVAIPPQSQEVEGESELDDAVAIPPQSQEVEGESELDEAVAIPSQSQKVEGEIELDDAVAIPPQSQEVEGESELDDAVAIPPQSQEVEGESELDEAVAIPSQSQKVEGEIELDDAVAIPSQSQKVEGEIELDEAVAIPSQSQEEAKGESELNQVDLKTATSTLTLEVEGESVMQESDDLQTAGTSQSQETERVAKAAASQTSLTLSRGKRSCPDLHTFVQDMKDGHWNLLSENMCAGVSYSHF; the protein is encoded by the exons ATGGAGAATAAAGAGTTCAAG GAGTCAGAGGTCAGTGGGAATGACCTCACCCTCATAGACCTGGATGACCCCATCAATGACGGTGATGTTATGAAGGAAGACAG ATCTGATAAAGATCAcagagaggttgagagacagaCCACGTTGGAAGAGGCTGTTCTAGAGACAGATATCCAAACTCTGTCACTAGAGGCTGAAGGAGAGATTGAGATGCAGGAGGCTGATCTGAAGACAGATGGCACGTCTCAGTCACAGAAGGTTGAAGGAGAGATTGAGTTGGACGAGGCTGTTGCCATCCCACCTCAGTCACAGGAggttgaaggagagagtgagttggacgatgctgttgccatcccacctcagtcacaggaggttgaaggagagagtgagttggACGAGGCTGTTGCCATCCCACCTCAGTCACAGGAggttgaaggagagagtgagttggacgatgctgttgccatcccacctcagtcacaggaggttgaaggagagagtgagttggACGAGGCTGTTGCCATCCCACCTCAGTCACAGGAggttgaaggagagagtgagttggacgatgctgttgccatcccacctcagtcacaggaggttgaaggagagagtgagttggACGAGGCTGTTGCCATCCCATCTCAGTCACAGAAGGTTGAAGGAGAGATTGAGTTGGACGATGCTGTTGCCATCCCACCTCAGTCACAGGAggttgaaggagagagtgagttggacgatgctgttgccatcccacctcagtcacaggaggttgaaggagagagtgagttggACGAGGCTGTTGCCATCCCATCTCAGTCACAGAAGGTTGAAGGAGAGATTGAGTTGGACGATGCTGTTGCCATCCCATCTCAGTCACAGAAGGTTGAAGGAGAGATTGAGTTGGACGAGGCTGTTGCCATCCCATCTCAGTCACAGGAG GAGGCCAAAGGTGAGAGTGAGTTGAATCAGGTTGATCTGAAGACAGCCACATCAACTCTGACACTGGAGGTCGAAGGAGAGAGTGTGATGCAGGAGAGTGATGATCTACAAACAGCCGGGACATCTCAATCCCAAGAGACTGAACGAGTGGCAAAG GCTGCAGCCTCCCAGACCAGCCTCACCCTTAGCAGGGGAAAGAGAAGCTGCCCAGACCTACACACCTTTGTGCAGGACATGAAGGATGG CCATTGGAATCTGCTGAGTGAGAATATGTGCGCCGGGGTGAGTTATAGTCACTTCTAA
- the LOC129848533 gene encoding retinitis pigmentosa 1-like 1 protein isoform X2, whose amino-acid sequence MQEADLKTDGTSQSQKVEGEIELDEAVAIPPQSQEVEGESELDDAVAIPPQSQEVEGESELDEAVAIPPQSQEVEGESELDDAVAIPPQSQEVEGESELDEAVAIPPQSQEVEGESELDDAVAIPPQSQEVEGESELDEAVAIPSQSQKVEGEIELDDAVAIPPQSQEVEGESELDDAVAIPPQSQEVEGESELDEAVAIPSQSQKVEGEIELDDAVAIPSQSQKVEGEIELDEAVAIPSQSQEEAKGESELNQVDLKTATSTLTLEVEGESVMQESDDLQTAGTSQSQETERVAKAAASQTSLTLSRGKRSCPDLHTFVQDMKDGHWNLLSENMCAGVSYSHF is encoded by the exons ATGCAGGAGGCTGATCTGAAGACAGATGGCACGTCTCAGTCACAGAAGGTTGAAGGAGAGATTGAGTTGGACGAGGCTGTTGCCATCCCACCTCAGTCACAGGAggttgaaggagagagtgagttggacgatgctgttgccatcccacctcagtcacaggaggttgaaggagagagtgagttggACGAGGCTGTTGCCATCCCACCTCAGTCACAGGAggttgaaggagagagtgagttggacgatgctgttgccatcccacctcagtcacaggaggttgaaggagagagtgagttggACGAGGCTGTTGCCATCCCACCTCAGTCACAGGAggttgaaggagagagtgagttggacgatgctgttgccatcccacctcagtcacaggaggttgaaggagagagtgagttggACGAGGCTGTTGCCATCCCATCTCAGTCACAGAAGGTTGAAGGAGAGATTGAGTTGGACGATGCTGTTGCCATCCCACCTCAGTCACAGGAggttgaaggagagagtgagttggacgatgctgttgccatcccacctcagtcacaggaggttgaaggagagagtgagttggACGAGGCTGTTGCCATCCCATCTCAGTCACAGAAGGTTGAAGGAGAGATTGAGTTGGACGATGCTGTTGCCATCCCATCTCAGTCACAGAAGGTTGAAGGAGAGATTGAGTTGGACGAGGCTGTTGCCATCCCATCTCAGTCACAGGAG GAGGCCAAAGGTGAGAGTGAGTTGAATCAGGTTGATCTGAAGACAGCCACATCAACTCTGACACTGGAGGTCGAAGGAGAGAGTGTGATGCAGGAGAGTGATGATCTACAAACAGCCGGGACATCTCAATCCCAAGAGACTGAACGAGTGGCAAAG GCTGCAGCCTCCCAGACCAGCCTCACCCTTAGCAGGGGAAAGAGAAGCTGCCCAGACCTACACACCTTTGTGCAGGACATGAAGGATGG CCATTGGAATCTGCTGAGTGAGAATATGTGCGCCGGGGTGAGTTATAGTCACTTCTAA